From a single Carassius carassius chromosome 8, fCarCar2.1, whole genome shotgun sequence genomic region:
- the si:ch211-195b13.1 gene encoding STKc_SGK domain-containing protein: protein MAVTQAGCDLTYCRMRGIVSVLTAFIKERKMGLNDFIQKLVSNPPICQHAEVDSFLKIDENQNEELEESHLCLTNPRSSLAEETQIKPSDFDYLKIIGKGSFGKVLLARHKENEQYYAVKVLQKKIILKKKEQKHIMAERNVLMKNIKHPFLVGLHYSFQTTDKLYFVLDYVNGGELFYHLQRERVFLEPRARFYAAEIASALGYLHSLHIVYRDLKPENILLDSQGHIVLTDFGLCKEGLEPNGTTTTFCGTPEYLAPEVLQKQAYDRTVDWWCLGSVLFEMLYGLPPFYSRNTAEMYSNILHKPLVLKPNVSNAGRELLEGLLHKDRTKRLGSKDDFLEIKFHSFFSPINWDDLMAKKIMPPFIPTVTGPTDLRHFDPEFTHLPVSTSLCNTDHLHVTSSVREAAGAFPGFSYGPPADHAFQ from the exons ATGGCAGTTACTCAGGCTGGATGTGACTTGACATACTGCAGGATGAGGGGCATCGTGTCTGTTCTTACCG cttTTATTAAAGAAAGGAAGATGGGCTTAAACGACTTCATCCAGAAGCTTGTTTCCAACCCTCCCATCTGTCAGCA TGCCGAGGTTGATTCGTTCTTAAAAATCGATGAGAACCAGAATGAGGAGCTGGAGGAGAGTCACCTGTGTTTGACCAACCCCAGGAGCTCTTTGGCTGAGGAGACTCA GATCAAACCTTCAGATTTTGACTACTTAAAGATCATTGGCAAGGGGAGCTTTGGAAAG GTTCTGCTCGCAAGGCACAAGGAAAATGAGCAATACTATGCTGTGAAAGTACTGCAGAAGAAAATCATTCTGAAAAAGAAAGAG CAAAAGCATATCATGGCAGAAAGGAATGTATTAATGAAAAATATCAAGCATCCGTTCCTGGTGGGGCTGCACTACTCTTTCCAAACCACAGACAAACTGTATTTTGTGCTAGACTACGTCAATGGAGGCGAG CTGTTCTACCACCTCCAGCGTGAGCGGGTGTTTCTGGAGCCCAGGGCAAGGTTTTATGCTGCTGAAATCGCTAGTGCACTCGGTTACCTCCACTCACTGCACATAGTTTACAG AGACCTAAAGCCAGAGAACATCCTCCTGGACTCTCAGGGCCACATTGTGTTGACAGATTTTGGTCTATGCAAAGAAGGACTGGAACCCAACGGCACAACCACAACGTTCTGTGGAACTCCTGAG TACTTGGCTCCCGAGGTGCTTCAGAAACAGGCATATGATCGTACAGTGGACTGGTGGTGCCTGGGATCAGTGCTGTTTGAGATGCTGTATGGACTG CCTCCATTCTACAGTCGCAACACAGCCGAGATGTACAGCAACATCCTTCACAAGCCTCTAGTTCTGAAGCCTAATGTGTCCAACGCTGGCCGAGAGCTGCTGGAGGGTCTGCTGCACAAGGACCGTACCAAGAGACTGGGGTCCAAAGATGATTTT CTGGAAATAAAGTTCCATAGCTTTTTCTCACCCATCAACTGGGACGACCTCATGGCCAAAAAGATCATGCCTCCTTTCATTCCTACAGTG ACTGGTCCCACTGACCTCCGGCACTTTGACCCAGAGTTCACACACTTACCGGTGTCGACCTCCCTGTGCAACACCGATCACCTGCATGTGACCAGCAGCGTACGGGAGGCTGCCGGAGCGTTCCCAGGCTTTTCTTACGGTCCCCCGGCTGACCATGCCTTCCAGTAA